A section of the Roseomonas marmotae genome encodes:
- a CDS encoding Bug family tripartite tricarboxylate transporter substrate binding protein, with protein MISRRVVLATSGLTLAMPSLALGQSWPGRPVTVVVPWAAGGGADTVTRILTSGLELELKVPVNVVNRTGGNGVVGHTAILSSRPDGYTLGLATSEISYFRTLGMADIAPDSFDILSRVATIPAGVTVRSASPWRNIQDFLTAVRSEPKGHFTASGAGLGASWHIALAGMLRAVGLEADRVRWVPSQGGAPAMQEVAAGGITIATCSPVEGKALIDAGQARCLAVMGTQRLSIFPDVPTLKESGTDYAFENWFALVGPRGLPEAVHGRLLETAARAHARPEVQDMLKQRGIVPVWETPQAAEAFARNYATTAADLLGALGLAKG; from the coding sequence ATGATCTCCAGAAGAGTGGTGCTGGCCACATCCGGGTTGACCCTGGCCATGCCGTCGCTGGCGCTCGGCCAGTCCTGGCCCGGCCGTCCCGTGACGGTCGTGGTGCCCTGGGCGGCAGGCGGCGGGGCGGATACGGTGACCCGGATCCTGACCTCCGGCCTCGAGCTTGAACTGAAGGTTCCGGTCAATGTCGTGAACCGCACGGGCGGCAATGGCGTCGTCGGTCATACCGCTATCCTGTCTTCCCGGCCGGATGGCTACACGCTGGGGCTGGCCACGTCGGAGATTTCGTATTTCCGCACGCTGGGCATGGCGGATATCGCGCCGGACAGCTTCGACATCCTGTCCCGTGTGGCCACCATACCCGCTGGCGTCACGGTGCGGAGCGCCAGCCCCTGGCGGAACATCCAGGACTTCCTGACGGCGGTGCGGTCGGAGCCGAAAGGCCATTTCACCGCCTCCGGCGCCGGGCTCGGTGCATCCTGGCACATCGCGCTCGCCGGTATGTTGCGCGCGGTGGGGCTGGAGGCGGACCGGGTGCGCTGGGTCCCTTCCCAGGGCGGCGCGCCAGCCATGCAGGAGGTGGCAGCAGGCGGCATCACCATCGCGACCTGTTCGCCGGTCGAGGGCAAGGCGCTGATCGATGCGGGGCAGGCCCGTTGCCTTGCGGTGATGGGCACGCAGCGCCTCTCCATCTTCCCTGATGTTCCGACCCTGAAGGAAAGCGGGACCGACTACGCCTTCGAGAACTGGTTCGCGCTGGTCGGCCCGCGTGGCCTGCCCGAGGCCGTGCATGGCCGGCTGCTGGAAACCGCGGCGCGCGCCCATGCGCGGCCGGAGGTGCAGGATATGCTGAAGCAGCGCGGCATCGTTCCGGTCTGGGAAACGCCGCAGGCGGCCGAGGCCTTCGCGCGGAACTACGCGACGACCGCGGCGGATCTGCTCGGCGCCCTCGGCCTCGCGAAGGGCTGA
- a CDS encoding molybdopterin-dependent oxidoreductase: protein MVARVSRRLLGILALSQWPVVPSALARGAALAQPKGEVILTIAGHGGLTNRADVAEFDRDMLESLGMTSFTTETPWYDKPVTFEGVPMLKLMAAVSARGTMVTALALDGYETDIPMSDFAEHGTLLALKLDGAYMPADDKGPLFIAYPYDRNTELQTEPFYTRSVWQVARLTVR from the coding sequence ATGGTGGCTCGGGTTTCCAGGCGTCTTCTCGGCATTCTCGCCCTGTCCCAATGGCCGGTGGTGCCATCGGCGCTCGCGCGCGGTGCTGCCCTCGCGCAGCCGAAGGGTGAAGTGATCCTGACCATCGCCGGTCACGGAGGCCTCACCAACCGGGCGGACGTGGCTGAGTTCGACCGGGACATGCTCGAATCCCTGGGGATGACCTCCTTCACCACTGAAACCCCTTGGTACGACAAGCCCGTTACCTTCGAAGGCGTGCCGATGCTGAAGCTGATGGCCGCTGTCAGCGCACGTGGCACGATGGTGACCGCGTTGGCCCTGGACGGTTATGAGACTGACATACCGATGTCGGACTTTGCCGAGCACGGCACCCTGCTCGCCCTGAAACTGGATGGCGCCTACATGCCCGCAGACGACAAGGGCCCCTTGTTCATCGCCTATCCCTACGACCGGAACACGGAACTTCAGACGGAGCCTTTCTATACCCGTTCGGTCTGGCAGGTCGCGCGCCTGACCGTCCGTTAG
- a CDS encoding NAD(P)-dependent oxidoreductase — protein sequence MSNPRIGFIGIGIMGTAMVGRLLHRGFPVTVWNREPEALPAVVSEGAVAAASPAAVAEASDIVLLCVLDTKAVREVVFGPQGVAGAATGRLLVDHSTAEPDATREMAAELLQRSGAGWVDAPVSGGPQAARDGLLTIMAGGEGADIARAEPVMRALGAHVTHIGPVGAGQAAKMINQAIVGTGYVLMAEALALAEASGLDAAALPACLAGGHADGSLLQRIFPQMQRRAFDPPSGYARQLLKDLEAVHAAAGRLGTELPVVDAARQRYRRYVEDGNGMRDSASILRLYRPDAG from the coding sequence ATGAGCAATCCGCGGATCGGCTTCATCGGCATCGGCATCATGGGCACGGCCATGGTCGGTCGGCTGCTGCATCGCGGCTTTCCCGTCACCGTCTGGAACAGGGAACCGGAGGCGCTGCCGGCCGTGGTGTCGGAAGGCGCTGTCGCGGCGGCCTCGCCCGCCGCGGTGGCGGAAGCCAGCGATATCGTCCTGCTCTGCGTGCTCGACACCAAGGCGGTGCGGGAGGTGGTCTTCGGGCCGCAGGGAGTGGCCGGGGCCGCCACGGGCCGCCTGCTGGTAGACCATTCCACCGCCGAGCCGGACGCCACCCGGGAGATGGCCGCAGAGCTGCTGCAACGGAGCGGGGCAGGCTGGGTGGATGCGCCGGTCTCCGGCGGGCCGCAGGCGGCGCGCGATGGCCTGCTGACCATCATGGCGGGCGGGGAGGGCGCGGACATCGCACGGGCGGAGCCGGTGATGCGGGCGCTCGGCGCGCATGTCACGCATATCGGGCCGGTGGGCGCGGGGCAGGCCGCGAAGATGATTAACCAGGCCATCGTCGGCACCGGCTATGTGCTGATGGCGGAGGCGCTGGCCCTGGCGGAGGCCAGCGGCCTCGATGCCGCAGCCCTGCCGGCCTGTCTTGCCGGTGGCCATGCGGATGGCTCCCTGTTGCAGCGGATTTTCCCGCAGATGCAGCGGCGCGCCTTCGACCCGCCTTCCGGATATGCCCGGCAATTGCTGAAGGATCTGGAGGCCGTCCATGCGGCGGCCGGGCGGCTGGGCACGGAGCTGCCGGTGGTGGATGCCGCGCGGCAGAGGTACAGGCGGTATGTGGAGGACGGGAACGGCATGCGGGACAGTGCCTCCATCCTCCGCTTGTACCGCCCCGACGCAGGTTGA
- a CDS encoding shikimate dehydrogenase, producing MPVPSHQPSPAAAPAARPQLLLGLIGAGIQLSRTPAMHEAEGAAQGFNTLYRMIDLDLLRLGPEALPELLTAAERMGFAGLNITYPCKQAVIPHLHELSPEARELGAVNTVVLRDGRRIGHNTDAFGFAESFRRQLPGIPLARAVQLGAGGAGSAVAHAAMTLGVGQLHLFDQDPARAESLAASLCARFGAGRAVAGGALDGALAAADGLIHATPTGTAAHPGLPLPAGLLRPSHWIAEIVYFPLETPLLRAARALGCRTAHGGGMAVFQAVEAFRHFTGRAPDAARMTETFLSFDP from the coding sequence GTGCCAGTCCCCAGCCACCAGCCCTCCCCTGCCGCGGCGCCGGCCGCCCGCCCCCAGCTCCTGCTGGGGCTGATCGGCGCCGGCATCCAGCTCTCCCGCACCCCCGCCATGCATGAGGCGGAAGGCGCGGCGCAGGGCTTCAACACGCTATACCGGATGATCGACCTCGACCTGCTGCGGCTGGGCCCGGAAGCGCTGCCGGAGTTGCTGACCGCGGCCGAGCGGATGGGCTTCGCCGGCCTGAACATCACCTATCCCTGCAAGCAGGCGGTGATCCCGCATCTGCATGAACTGTCCCCCGAGGCGCGCGAGCTGGGCGCGGTGAATACCGTGGTGCTGCGGGATGGCCGCCGCATCGGCCACAACACCGATGCCTTCGGCTTCGCGGAAAGCTTCCGGCGGCAGCTGCCAGGGATCCCGCTCGCCCGCGCGGTACAGCTTGGCGCGGGCGGCGCCGGCTCGGCCGTGGCCCATGCGGCGATGACCCTGGGGGTCGGGCAGCTGCATCTCTTCGACCAGGACCCAGCCCGGGCCGAAAGCCTGGCAGCCAGCCTCTGCGCGCGCTTCGGCGCCGGGCGGGCCGTGGCCGGGGGCGCGCTGGACGGCGCGCTCGCGGCGGCCGACGGGCTGATCCATGCCACGCCCACCGGCACCGCCGCGCATCCCGGCCTTCCCCTGCCCGCCGGGCTGCTGCGCCCGTCCCACTGGATCGCCGAGATCGTCTATTTCCCGCTGGAGACGCCGCTGCTGCGCGCCGCCCGGGCGCTGGGCTGCCGCACCGCCCACGGCGGCGGCATGGCGGTGTTCCAGGCGGTGGAAGCCTTCCGCCACTTCACCGGCCGCGCGCCCGACGCGGCCCGCATGACCGAGACCTTCCTCTCCTTCGACCCGTGA
- the glpK gene encoding glycerol kinase GlpK, which yields MAEPRCILAIDQGTTSTRSIVFDAAAREVAVARRELTQHYPDQGWVEHDPEDIWRDTLATAREALDRAGRPVAAIGITNQRETVVVWDRATGQPIHPAIVWQDRRTADDCARLRREGTESLVQGRTGLLLDPYFSATKLAWILDHVPGARQRAEQGKLAFGTIDSFLLWRLTGGRVHATDATNASRTLLFDIHRQCWDEDLLRLFRIPAPLLPAVHDNSHLFGETDAALFGTALPIAGMAGDQQAALLGQVCGEPGMAKATYGTGCFALMNTGTTPLQSRHRLLTTTAYRLGGQPAYATEGAIFVAGAAIKWLRDGMGLITHASQTDDMATRIPDSHGVYMVPGFVGLGAPHWAPHARGLICGLTLDATAAHIARAALESVAYQTLDLMEAMGKDGAGPLQSLRIDGGMSANDWFCQFLADMVQVPVERPVVLETTALGAAFLAGLATGIWPGLEALGSTWTLERRFTPRMKAGRRRQMIDGWADALRRALL from the coding sequence ATGGCTGAACCTCGCTGCATCCTGGCCATCGACCAGGGCACGACCTCCACCCGCAGCATCGTCTTCGATGCCGCGGCGCGCGAGGTGGCGGTGGCCCGGCGGGAGCTTACGCAGCACTACCCGGACCAGGGCTGGGTGGAGCACGACCCCGAGGATATCTGGCGCGATACCCTGGCCACAGCGCGGGAGGCGCTGGACAGGGCCGGGCGCCCCGTCGCGGCCATCGGCATCACCAACCAGCGGGAGACCGTGGTTGTCTGGGACCGCGCCACAGGGCAACCCATCCACCCCGCCATCGTCTGGCAGGACCGGCGCACCGCCGATGACTGCGCCCGGCTGCGCCGGGAGGGCACGGAGTCCCTGGTGCAGGGCCGTACGGGCCTGCTGCTCGACCCCTATTTCTCCGCGACGAAACTCGCCTGGATTCTGGATCATGTGCCCGGCGCACGCCAGCGCGCGGAACAGGGGAAGCTGGCCTTCGGGACGATCGACAGCTTTCTCCTCTGGCGCCTCACCGGCGGCAGGGTGCATGCGACGGACGCGACCAATGCCTCCCGCACCCTGCTCTTCGACATCCACCGGCAATGCTGGGACGAGGACCTCCTGCGGCTCTTCCGCATCCCCGCCCCCCTGCTGCCGGCGGTCCATGACAACAGCCACCTGTTCGGCGAGACCGACGCCGCCCTCTTTGGCACCGCCCTTCCCATCGCCGGCATGGCCGGGGACCAGCAGGCGGCGCTGCTCGGCCAGGTCTGCGGCGAACCCGGCATGGCCAAGGCGACCTATGGCACCGGCTGCTTCGCGCTGATGAATACCGGCACGACGCCGCTGCAATCCCGTCACCGGTTGCTGACGACCACCGCCTACCGGCTCGGCGGCCAGCCGGCCTATGCGACGGAGGGCGCCATCTTCGTCGCCGGCGCCGCGATCAAATGGCTGCGGGATGGGATGGGGCTGATCACCCATGCCTCGCAGACCGATGACATGGCCACACGCATTCCCGACAGCCATGGCGTCTACATGGTCCCGGGCTTCGTCGGCCTGGGCGCGCCGCACTGGGCCCCCCACGCGCGTGGGCTGATCTGCGGCCTGACGCTGGATGCCACGGCGGCCCATATCGCCCGCGCGGCGCTGGAATCCGTCGCCTACCAGACGCTGGACCTGATGGAAGCGATGGGAAAGGACGGTGCCGGCCCGTTGCAGTCCCTGCGGATCGATGGCGGCATGTCGGCCAATGACTGGTTCTGCCAGTTCCTGGCGGACATGGTGCAGGTACCGGTGGAACGACCCGTGGTGCTGGAGACGACGGCGCTGGGCGCGGCCTTCCTGGCGGGTCTCGCCACCGGCATCTGGCCAGGGTTAGAAGCCCTGGGCAGCACCTGGACGCTGGAGCGGCGGTTCACCCCGCGCATGAAGGCCGGCCGGCGGCGGCAGATGATCGACGGCTGGGCCGATGCCCTGCGGCGCGCCCTGCTGTAG
- a CDS encoding bifunctional sugar phosphate isomerase/epimerase/4-hydroxyphenylpyruvate dioxygenase family protein yields the protein MPNAARRFPRSIATVCLSGTLLDKLEAAAAAGFDGVEIFESDLLTFDGSPADVRRVAEGLGLAITLFQPFRDFEAMPEPPRARNMDRAERKFDVMQALGTDLVLVCSNTQPAAIDDDARAAADLAEMAGRAARRGLRVGYEALAWGQHVRRWGHAWKIVRQAGHDSLGLIVDSFHTLAIGDDPVGIADVPAEKLFFVQLADAPRLSMDVLSWSRHFRNFPGQGELDVGGFLGAVTRSGYRGPISLEVFNDEFRSAPARLNARDGLRSLVLAEAQAGVLDLPAPPRSSGFAFLEFAVDLPARAKLGTFLESLGFRLEGRHRSKDVLLYRQGDISLVLNSEQDSAAAEHFQMHGPSVCAMAVKVDDAGRALARARALFCSEWQERRREDEWPLAGIRAADGTLVLLIDDAEATTSWEDDFLPLPHGAEGPLTRVDHVAHALPTGNMDSFVLFWRGVFGLEPQPVLEIADPQGLIRSRAMVSADGALRLPLNISESRNTSTGRFLTAFAGAGVHHVAFEVSDIFAAVRQLRESGFASLPIPPNYYDDLAARWGLDDALLEELHRHDVLYDRDAGGELFHVYSRTFESRFFFEIIERRGATGFGAANAAVRMAAQAR from the coding sequence ATGCCGAACGCCGCGCGCCGCTTCCCCCGCTCCATCGCCACGGTCTGCCTCAGCGGCACCCTGTTGGACAAGCTGGAAGCCGCTGCCGCGGCGGGCTTCGACGGGGTGGAGATCTTCGAGAGCGACCTGCTGACCTTCGATGGTTCCCCCGCCGATGTCCGGCGGGTGGCGGAAGGGCTGGGCCTCGCCATCACCCTCTTCCAGCCCTTCCGCGATTTCGAGGCCATGCCGGAGCCGCCGCGCGCCCGCAACATGGATCGCGCCGAGCGGAAGTTCGATGTGATGCAGGCCCTGGGCACCGACCTCGTGCTGGTCTGCAGCAACACGCAGCCCGCTGCCATCGACGATGATGCCCGCGCGGCGGCGGATCTGGCGGAAATGGCCGGGCGCGCCGCGCGCCGCGGCCTGCGCGTCGGCTATGAGGCCCTGGCCTGGGGGCAGCATGTGCGCCGCTGGGGCCATGCCTGGAAGATCGTGCGGCAGGCGGGGCATGATTCGCTGGGGCTGATCGTGGACAGTTTCCATACGCTGGCCATCGGGGACGATCCCGTCGGCATCGCGGATGTCCCGGCGGAGAAGCTGTTCTTCGTGCAACTGGCGGATGCGCCGCGCCTGAGCATGGACGTGCTGTCCTGGAGCCGTCATTTCCGCAACTTTCCTGGCCAGGGCGAGCTGGATGTCGGCGGCTTCCTCGGCGCGGTGACGCGCTCCGGCTATCGCGGCCCCATCTCTCTGGAAGTGTTCAACGACGAATTCCGCTCCGCGCCAGCGCGGCTGAACGCGCGTGACGGGCTTCGCTCCCTGGTGCTGGCGGAGGCACAGGCCGGGGTGCTGGACCTGCCGGCGCCGCCGCGCAGCAGCGGCTTCGCCTTCCTGGAATTCGCGGTGGACCTGCCGGCGCGGGCCAAGCTCGGCACCTTCCTGGAATCCCTGGGCTTCCGCCTGGAAGGGCGGCACCGCAGCAAGGACGTGCTGCTCTACCGCCAGGGCGATATCAGCCTGGTGCTGAACAGCGAGCAGGACAGCGCCGCCGCCGAGCACTTCCAGATGCACGGCCCCTCCGTCTGCGCCATGGCCGTGAAAGTGGATGACGCCGGCCGCGCCCTGGCGCGGGCGCGCGCCCTCTTCTGCTCCGAATGGCAGGAACGGCGGCGGGAGGATGAATGGCCTCTGGCGGGCATCCGGGCCGCGGATGGCACGTTGGTGCTGCTGATCGACGATGCCGAGGCCACCACCTCCTGGGAGGATGATTTCCTGCCGCTGCCGCATGGCGCGGAAGGGCCGCTGACCCGGGTGGACCACGTGGCGCATGCGCTGCCCACCGGCAACATGGACAGCTTCGTGCTGTTCTGGCGCGGCGTCTTCGGGCTGGAGCCGCAGCCGGTGCTGGAGATCGCCGATCCGCAAGGGCTGATCCGCAGCCGCGCCATGGTCAGCGCCGATGGCGCGCTGCGGCTGCCGCTGAACATCTCCGAGAGCCGCAATACCAGCACGGGCCGCTTCCTGACCGCCTTCGCCGGCGCAGGGGTGCATCATGTGGCCTTCGAGGTTTCCGACATTTTCGCGGCCGTGCGCCAATTGCGGGAGAGCGGCTTCGCCAGCCTGCCGATTCCGCCGAACTACTACGACGACCTCGCCGCGCGCTGGGGGCTGGACGATGCCCTGCTGGAGGAGCTGCACCGGCACGACGTGCTCTACGACCGGGATGCGGGCGGCGAGCTGTTCCACGTCTATTCGCGCACCTTCGAAAGCCGCTTCTTCTTCGAGATCATCGAGCGGCGTGGCGCCACCGGCTTCGGCGCTGCCAATGCCGCCGTGCGAATGGCGGCGCAGGCGCGCTGA
- a CDS encoding amidohydrolase family protein produces the protein MEAESTAGWRGPILDAHQHFWDPFANPHPWLAPGAAIPFRYGDYAALKRRYLPEDYRRDTAGHDVRESVYIEAEWSPEDPLGETRYVAGLAARHGLPNAIVAQAWLDHPDVAEVLAHQAAFPLVRAVRHKPGGPASPAELGTGRTLMSSGNWRRGYELLARHGLHFELQTPWWNLPEAVDLARTFPTIPLVLNHAGLPADRSEAGLRGWRAAMVAFAECPNARVKISGLGRPGRPWTVEDNRWIVREIIAIFGPGRAMFASNFPVDGLCASFDTIYSGFKAMVADLPEPAQAMLFHDTARQIYRPQRLAPGPMVEEGDLAP, from the coding sequence ATGGAAGCAGAATCGACGGCGGGATGGCGCGGCCCCATCCTGGATGCCCATCAGCATTTCTGGGATCCTTTCGCCAATCCGCATCCCTGGCTGGCCCCCGGCGCGGCCATTCCCTTCCGCTATGGCGACTACGCCGCGCTGAAGCGGCGCTACCTGCCGGAGGACTACCGCCGGGACACCGCCGGCCACGACGTGCGGGAGAGCGTCTATATCGAGGCGGAATGGAGCCCGGAGGACCCGCTGGGCGAGACCCGCTACGTCGCCGGGCTGGCGGCGCGGCATGGCCTGCCCAATGCCATCGTGGCACAGGCCTGGCTGGACCACCCGGATGTGGCGGAGGTGCTGGCGCATCAGGCTGCCTTTCCCCTGGTGCGGGCGGTACGGCACAAGCCGGGTGGCCCGGCCAGCCCGGCGGAACTCGGCACCGGCCGCACGCTGATGTCATCCGGGAACTGGCGGCGCGGCTATGAACTGCTGGCACGGCACGGCCTGCATTTCGAGTTGCAGACACCCTGGTGGAACCTGCCCGAGGCTGTGGACCTGGCCCGGACGTTTCCCACCATTCCCCTGGTGCTGAACCATGCGGGCCTGCCCGCGGACCGCAGCGAGGCCGGACTGCGCGGCTGGCGCGCTGCCATGGTGGCTTTCGCGGAATGCCCGAATGCGCGCGTGAAGATCTCCGGCCTCGGCCGGCCCGGCCGCCCCTGGACGGTGGAGGACAACCGCTGGATCGTGCGGGAGATCATCGCGATCTTCGGCCCCGGACGCGCGATGTTCGCCAGCAATTTCCCCGTCGATGGCCTCTGCGCCTCCTTCGACACCATCTATTCCGGCTTCAAGGCCATGGTGGCCGACCTGCCCGAGCCCGCGCAGGCCATGCTGTTCCATGACACCGCGCGCCAGATCTACCGCCCCCAGCGGCTGGCGCCCGGACCCATGGTGGAAGAAGGAGACCTGGCGCCATGA
- a CDS encoding Bug family tripartite tricarboxylate transporter substrate binding protein: MKRRQLGGAALATLAASTGLLPRGAARAQGADTYPDRVVTIVVSWAPGGSTDFVGRLLAQQMSKELGQQVVVENRAGASGTIGHLHVARARPDGHTLLMGVNSTYAMATHLFPNKGYDDAKSFTPVGRIAETPIFLCVRPQLGIKTVQELVARAKAEPGKLSYASSGAGSSAHLATELFLKMADIDVMNVTYRGGAPAVQALLAGDVQMAFVDAVTALPLIQSKEATAIGVSSLQRNPLVPEIPTIAESGLPGFECSSQFALLAPAGTPEPIIRKLHAALTAAMKDEGVLGRLRQASNFPTPSAPEDFPAYLAAESAKWGEVIRTRGITAE; encoded by the coding sequence ATGAAGCGACGTCAGCTTGGCGGTGCTGCCCTGGCCACCCTTGCCGCCTCCACGGGCCTTCTGCCGCGCGGTGCGGCGCGGGCGCAGGGGGCCGATACCTATCCCGACCGTGTCGTCACCATCGTGGTGTCCTGGGCCCCCGGCGGCTCCACCGATTTCGTCGGCCGCCTGCTGGCGCAACAGATGTCCAAGGAACTCGGCCAGCAGGTGGTGGTGGAGAACCGCGCCGGCGCCTCCGGCACCATCGGCCACCTCCACGTCGCCCGCGCGCGGCCGGATGGCCATACGCTGCTGATGGGCGTCAACAGCACCTATGCCATGGCGACGCACCTCTTCCCCAACAAGGGCTATGACGACGCCAAGAGCTTCACGCCGGTCGGCCGCATCGCCGAGACGCCGATCTTCCTCTGCGTCCGGCCCCAACTGGGTATCAAGACGGTCCAGGAGCTGGTTGCCCGCGCCAAGGCGGAGCCGGGCAAGCTGAGCTATGCCTCCTCCGGCGCCGGCTCCTCCGCCCATCTCGCCACCGAGCTGTTTCTGAAGATGGCCGACATCGATGTGATGAACGTCACCTATCGCGGCGGTGCGCCGGCGGTGCAGGCGCTGCTGGCCGGCGACGTGCAGATGGCCTTCGTGGACGCGGTGACGGCGCTGCCGCTGATCCAGTCCAAGGAAGCCACCGCCATCGGCGTCAGCAGCCTTCAGCGCAACCCGCTGGTGCCGGAGATCCCCACCATCGCGGAATCCGGTCTGCCGGGCTTCGAATGCTCCTCGCAATTCGCGCTGCTGGCGCCCGCGGGCACGCCGGAGCCGATCATCCGCAAGCTGCACGCGGCCCTGACCGCCGCGATGAAGGATGAAGGGGTGCTGGGCCGCCTGCGCCAGGCCTCGAACTTCCCGACGCCCAGCGCGCCGGAGGACTTCCCGGCCTATCTGGCGGCCGAGAGCGCCAAGTGGGGCGAGGTCATCCGCACCCGCGGCATCACCGCGGAGTAG
- a CDS encoding TetR family transcriptional regulator: MPQTQDNALPPRSRKLDAERTRQEILAVAREEFAEHGLSGARVDAIAARTQTSKRMIYYYFGSKEGLYLEVLGQAYAEIRALERNLDLQSLSPLDAIRRIAEFTLDYHDEHPDFVRLVCIENIHHGRYIAQSEIIRNLNSTVIEVLGGILRRGERDGLFKPGIDPVDVHLMMSAVSFYRVSNRHTFGRLFRRDLEDAGLKQRHRQMLGDAVLGYIRRPDAGA, translated from the coding sequence TTGCCGCAGACTCAGGATAACGCTCTTCCTCCCCGTTCACGCAAACTGGATGCGGAGCGCACGCGGCAGGAGATCCTCGCCGTGGCGCGCGAGGAGTTCGCGGAGCATGGGCTGAGTGGCGCGCGGGTGGATGCCATCGCCGCTCGCACGCAGACCTCCAAGCGCATGATCTATTATTATTTCGGCAGCAAGGAAGGCCTGTATCTGGAAGTGCTCGGGCAGGCTTATGCCGAGATCCGCGCGCTGGAGCGGAACCTGGACCTGCAATCGCTCTCGCCCCTGGACGCCATCCGGCGCATCGCCGAATTCACGCTCGACTATCATGATGAGCATCCGGACTTCGTCCGCCTCGTCTGCATCGAGAATATCCATCACGGCCGCTACATCGCGCAGTCCGAGATCATCCGGAACCTGAACAGCACGGTCATCGAGGTGCTCGGCGGCATCCTGCGCCGTGGGGAGCGGGACGGCCTGTTCAAGCCGGGGATCGACCCGGTGGATGTGCATCTGATGATGAGCGCGGTGAGCTTCTACCGCGTCTCCAACCGCCACACCTTCGGCCGCCTCTTCCGTCGCGACCTGGAGGATGCGGGGCTGAAGCAGCGCCACAGGCAGATGCTCGGCGATGCGGTCCTGGGATATATCCGCCGCCCTGACGCCGGGGCATGA